In the genome of Hymenobacter cellulosivorans, one region contains:
- the recA gene encoding recombinase RecA, producing the protein MAAPTTDKAVNANVEKMKALQLTMDKLDKAYGKGTVMKLSDERVVDIPAISTGSLGLDIALGIGGLPRGRVVEIYGPESSGKTTLTMHCIAEAQKKGGIAAFIDAEHAFDKTYAEKLGIDTTNLLIAQPDNGEQALEIADHLISSGAIDIIVIDSVAALVPKGELEGDMGDSKMGLQARLMSQALRKLTGTINKTGCCCIFINQLREKIGVMFGNPETTTGGNALKFYASVRLDIRRIGQIKEDKDNVTGNRTKVKVVKNKVAPPFKVIEFDIIYGEGISKVGEILDLGVDMGIIVKSGSWFSYNGNRLGQGREGVKQILLDNHELADEIEQKIRAMVKGEPAAALAAIPTDESTDEDDEE; encoded by the coding sequence ATGGCTGCACCCACCACTGATAAAGCTGTCAATGCCAACGTCGAGAAGATGAAGGCGCTTCAGCTCACGATGGACAAGCTTGACAAAGCTTACGGCAAAGGCACCGTCATGAAGCTGAGCGATGAGCGCGTGGTCGATATCCCGGCCATCAGCACTGGCTCGCTCGGCCTTGATATTGCGCTTGGCATCGGCGGCCTGCCCCGCGGCCGGGTCGTTGAAATCTACGGCCCTGAATCGAGCGGTAAAACCACGCTCACGATGCACTGCATCGCCGAGGCCCAGAAGAAAGGCGGTATTGCCGCGTTTATCGACGCCGAGCACGCCTTCGACAAAACCTACGCTGAAAAGCTGGGTATCGACACTACTAACCTGCTGATTGCTCAGCCCGACAACGGTGAGCAAGCCCTGGAAATAGCCGACCACCTGATTTCTTCGGGTGCCATCGACATCATCGTAATTGACTCCGTAGCCGCTCTGGTGCCCAAAGGCGAACTGGAAGGCGACATGGGTGACTCCAAGATGGGTCTGCAGGCCCGCTTGATGAGCCAGGCCCTGCGGAAACTTACTGGTACCATCAACAAAACCGGCTGCTGCTGCATCTTCATTAACCAGCTGCGCGAGAAAATCGGCGTGATGTTCGGTAACCCCGAAACCACGACCGGTGGTAACGCCCTCAAGTTCTACGCTTCGGTTCGTCTCGACATCCGTCGTATCGGCCAGATCAAGGAAGACAAGGACAACGTAACCGGCAACCGCACCAAGGTGAAGGTGGTGAAAAACAAAGTAGCTCCGCCCTTCAAAGTGATTGAGTTCGACATCATCTACGGCGAAGGCATCAGCAAAGTCGGCGAGATTCTGGACCTGGGTGTTGACATGGGCATCATCGTCAAGTCGGGCTCCTGGTTCTCCTACAACGGCAACCGCCTCGGCCAGGGCCGCGAAGGAGTGAAGCAAATCCTGCTCGACAACCACGAGCTGGCCGACGAAATCGAACAGAAGATTCGCGCCATGGTGAAAGGGGAGCCCGCTGCTGCGCTGGCCGCCATTCCCACCGACGAGTCGACGGACGAGGACGACGAGGAATAA